The Anomaloglossus baeobatrachus isolate aAnoBae1 chromosome 5, aAnoBae1.hap1, whole genome shotgun sequence genome includes the window cttgcccagggcgtcacacataccctCTGACCAGTGGTCAGCCCATTGCTGTTGGCTCAAATGACAAACCTAACTTACCAGGAGACCTGCTCAATAGAGAAAATTGGTTAACTTGGACTAACAAATAGTTAAAGGACATGTAAATTCTTAGTACTACTAGTGCAGTACATAAAGAAAAAATGATTAATTGCTTGAAGTGTGGGTATATAACACTAAAGGGCCCCTTAAGTTATGAGGGAAGCTTCTGTTTTAAGTGACTTACACTCCAATGTAGAGGACTAGCAGCATTATATTCCATTGATAACTTGTTGAGAGATCTCTGTGCAGGGTCCCTCTGCCTATAGGGGGTTTGTGTCCTTTCTCCTTAGTATGTACCCCCATACTAGTCACATGACTTGTATTTGTATGAATATTAAGGCTATAAAGATATTAGTGGTAGGGATGAACAAACCTGAACAGTAAATTTTGAGGTTAGTACCTGACAAGGGGtgtaagttaaagcagacagccaggggctgatattatcaaactgggaaggcccatggtcatTTTgtgcttcccagtctaaaaattgcagcctgcaggcagctgtcccagaagtggcgctttgcccagctctttCGATTGCCTTTGTGtggtgcaggctgctatttttaggctgggaagggccaaacatCCATGGACCTTTCCAGCTTGATAGcactcaggtttttttttttttctcgctctcTCAAATTATTTAGACTCTACCAATAAGACCTCATCTGTGAGAAGTGTAGGGTTTTTTGTAGCCTCTGGCTGTAAATGCATTCAATATTTCTGTTCAGTGAATACTCTGATGGAGGGTCCTGTCCATTGCAGCCCCCAGACATGACTGTTACTGGTGGTGAGAACTCTCTAGTGTCACTAGAACAGCAGAAAACTAAAGGGTGAAGGGGAAGTGGGCAGTTCCTGATGTGTAGGGTGCACCATAAGCTATAGCTTTGGCTTGTTTGATGTATCCCATCTCATGCAGGATACAGGGATAACGTCAAGTGTTTTCACTGTGATGGTGGACTGAGAAACTGGGAGAGGAGGGATGACCCCTGGAGGGAGCATGCCAAGTGGTTCCCAAGGTAAGCTACTGGAAACACTAAGGTTTTTAAAGGGGAAGATTGTTACATGCACCAATTTGGCACTGGCATCCCATGCTCTTGATGCACTCTCATTGCAGGTGTGAGTTCCTTGTTCACTCCATGGGGCTGGCCTATGTCCAAGGTGTGCAGGATACTTTATTCAGTAGTCCAGAAAGTACGGTAAGTCTTTGTGGCTTCAAAGAGTGTGGAGGAGGATTATAACTTTACAGTGGCAGCAAAATGAATGAAACCTGAGTCTACAGTTGCCTAGTCCCTGGAGATCACTAGGTGGAGCACCTCAGTAAGGTTTCTCTTCATACAGCAAAGCTTGAGGCCAGCTGAGCATTGGCAATTGGAGGGGCTAACGCTATAATGTAGCACCAGGTAAATGATCTGTATTGGTGGGTACTGATGGATCTAAAACTTTTGCACTTACCTCCATAGCCTGAATCTCCAAGGTCGGCGGACAGAAGCTCAGGTAGCCCTAGCGGTGAGTGCCTTTCTGTCTGTACCACAGAGGCCAACAGTTTGAAGGCCAGCGCTATACACTAATATACCACTTGGATTTGTTTCCCTTGATGCACTGGGATCCTTAAAATGCTCCCTGGTACATAGCATCCTCATCTGAAGCCAGCAACTGCCTTCGGCATGTAAGCAACGGGCAGCGCATTACATCCCTACCATGCGCCCCCAGTCACAGGTGCACTGTCAGCTGCCTGCCTATCCAGCAGCTTGTATTGCTCTGCAGGGATCTGGTGGATCTCTGGGGGGGGGgattcgtgcagccactcaaatgcaggggtatttacaggggaggttttgtcagtgacgccacccatggtgtgtggtgacttTTGGTGGCACCGTCGCTGGAGGTGATGCCCAGgacagatggagtggggcagcaggatgttatcccctccacgggtaggggagatgttgTCCCGGGACCCCAGTACAGGTAGGATGGTGCTACGGAGTGcggtctgcagggttggaccggatggtgtCAGTGTACTCAGTCTGTAATAACTTGAcacagtccagatggtaaaccaaacacCCAGTAGCCTCCGGAAGGTGTGTTGAGATCCCGCACCCCGGTACggtagaacaggggcccttccaccTGCACGTTATGtttttgtgtgtggtttttttttgtcaactttttttatttttgaaatatatatatatatatatatataattataaatgtgTTGTAGTAAAAGAAAAAACAGTAATACATGTAAAAGGAACATTTCCCAAGTATGCAAATAGATACATTATGTAATAAACATATTAGAAATCAAGTGAAGGGTGAGTAGCTTCACATCGCACATCAGACTGTAAAAGGAGGAAGAGATCAGTACTACATCTAAGGGGTCCCAAAACATGTGCACACATCCCCTCTGTTTTGTATATAACAGAAGTACTAGCTGCAGTGAATATATATTCAGCCGTTAAATCTGATGAAAGGTTTTTCCGAAAACATCACATAGAGACAATGTCTGCACGTTATGTTTAAGTCTTTTGTATTAACGACTCCGTGTGAAACGGGAAAGTCATCTCCCGGTGTTACTgtcttttgggagctgtggcctgcgagaactgacctgtgggatcttgGCAGGCAATTACAGAGCCCTatcccccctcgttgggcttccgtcttgctctatctgggcctcctgtgggacgagacctgaaatcctgtccccggctggtcaattggaaaggggcttaaagctgctcctcGCCCTAGGGTTCAGGTACCCCCATCTGTGCACAGCTCCAGACCGGATTcttgctgtcggtaccggcgggctacaaccctgccccggtccacttaaggtctccctagACAAGATCtgccgcctgtggccctgtctactgACTGCTACCTAGTCAGCTGTCgtccaggagctccaactcctatctctctcactctctcactctctctctcactctctcactctctcactctctcactctctcactctctcactctctcactctctcactctctcactctctcactctctcactctctcactctctcactctctcactctctcactctctcactctctcactctctcactctctcactctctcactctctcactctctcactctctcactctctcactctctcactctctcactctctcactctctcactctctcactctctcactctctcactctctcactctctcactctctcactctctcactctctcactctctcactctctcactctctcactctctcactctctcactctctcactctctcactctctcactctctcactctctcactctctcactctctcactctctcactctctcactctctcactctctcactctctcactctctcactctctcactctctcactctctcactctctcactctctcactctctcactctctcactctctcactctctcactctctctcgtccgtattgtcatggggggtgactagagttttgatggctgaagtgtaccaggaaggggattgtgatggaggaccaaagaggagagaatcctgcacttAGCagtggggtgcagtcatctgtgacaccctgatttttgtcagggcatcacagaaCGACATTCATACTGATCGTTACATCCCTTCCAACTGAGTTTTGATATAGCAAATGCTGGGTAGCTACATGCACCTTTAGACTgatgtcacacttgcaagtgcgtCTCGCatagcatcacccggcacggactctctCCTCACTGGAGCAGGTcagttgcatagagatgcatgcaaactACCTTCTCGGGAGATGCAACGCAAGATACACGAGAGGCACTGGCGTGTGACACTGGCCTTAGAGTCCTTCTCCAGGTCTaggatgggttttttttttttttttttttccatgctctCAAGTGTAACTTGGCATCTCTTGGACACCACAATTGGTGTTTGGAAATTGACCTCCTATAACCTACAGAAGACTAAATTGGCAATGCCCCATATAGCAGATGCTGTTGTGCCAGGGTGCTACCTGTACAACATGCAACTACAGTGGGCATTATAGTAAGTTTGTGGGGTGAACATGCCAGGATATCTGGGGTTTTGTGTAACTGAATTAACCCCTCCCTTGCAGATTCTCCTGGTGACAGGCAGGCCTTCCTTCAGTCATCCATAGTCCAGGGTGCTCTGCAGATGGGTTTTGATGAGAACTTAGTGGCCAGTTTGGTTCGAAGCCGATTCCTCCTGGCCGGAGCCCCTTACAGCTCTGTCTCTGACCTGGTTAATGATCTAGTCCAGGCAGAAGAGGAGAGTCGGGCACACACACCAGGTATATACATTAGCCTGCGCAAAGCAAAGTGTTGGCCTGTGTGGATGTTGAGTGTTGTGATCCTCAGTATGATGGAGTGATGCAGTGGATCTACATGATAATGTGGACGTTTTGTTGGCTTTGAGTTGCTGTGCtgtagtcacatccagagctgcattctaaTCTATGGCTTCCTGTTCACTGTCGCTCCTGCAGGGACAATGTAATGAAGCAGGTGGTGGTGCATTATTGGGAAATGATCTAGAAGGGTATGAGGCAGGGACAGACATAACATTTGGTGTGTCCCCAAAGCAGGTGGAGCAGTTCATTATAACGAACTATTGGTCTGCAAAGTGCCCACATATTGTCAATAtctaaatgcagctctggatggaGAGGAGGatagatataatttttttttttgagtttaCAAATACCTGTTGCTCTGCCAGGAAGTATATTTTTCAGTGTTGCTGTAACTGTTTGGTCCCCTCCCAGATTTCGTAAGGATTCCTGAGCCTCCAGCACAGAGGGCAAGTGCCCAGCCCCAACCTCCAAAAGAGCCAGGTAATCCGGTCACTGTCCACTGGGGGGGTGGGTTATAGAACACTAGTGTGTAAGGATATTAGTCTAATTGTATTACTGCATGtagaggggcagtaatatagtagtgtaTGCTGCCCCTTGGATACAAGAATAGTGGGGGCAGGGGGAGTAGTATAGCACGTATATTGTTGCATAACTATAATACTGGCCTCCATATATAACTGTCAGGTGTATTGGTTATGGCCCCCTAAAATTTGATGGGGATTTGCTGCATGACTTTTTCAGACAATTCGCTCAGCACTGAAGAGCAGCTCCGGAGGCTGAAGGAGGAGAGAATATGTAAGGTGTGTCTGGACAAGGACGTGTCCATGCTCTTCGTGCCATGTGGACACCTGGTGGTCTGTATGGATTGTGCCCCCAATCTTAGACACTGCCCAATCTGCAGGGCTACGATAAGAGGCAGCGTAAGGGCCTTCATGTCCTGATGTCTTGGACAGGCGAGTACACTTTCTGAGCCTTACAATAAATAAGACACTAAACTATACCATCCTTACCTTCACTGATCACAAATCTGAGGTCTCCTCTAGTAAATCTGACCACTGTTTTCATCCTGTCACAGGTGCCATGAAGGATCTTATCCGCTGCATGCCAATCACCATGACTTCTGGACAACGGACTGGCCGCCTTCCAGTTTCTGCCTGTGAGAGCGGTCTGTGCTGTGCAACTATTAGACGGGTTCTTTATATTTAATATTTGCTTAATATATGGTAACATGATGCTGTGGGAAAATTTGTAATAAAGTATATTTTACAAAAAAATGGCTTCCTCTGACTTATTAATTGCATAGAGTACAAACCTCAACCTTAGTTCATATATATCTTATTGCCCCAAGCTCCTCCAAAAATGGGGTGACAAATTTGCTCCCTGCATATAAGCTCTTACAGAAGCTGTAAAATGTGGTAGAACCACTAGGGGGCAGTGTTGCCCTGTTATAATCAGCGTACAAGTCTACACTGGATAGTCATTAGTACACATCAGATCTGAACAAACACCTAAAAAGGATATAGGCTCCTGAATAAAACTGCAAACCACCAGACTAATCTCAATTTTATGTCTCACAGGATCAAGGCTAGAATTAGTAGAACCAGGTCTGTTGCTGCCACACTGCATAAATGCAAAATCTTGACACTTCTCCATAgtgtggcaaaaaaaataaattgtgtacCACCCCTGTAGCGGTCGAAGCTCTCAGATCTGGTGAtgctgtggctcgaaggtctccggacccgggggctcacagCCACGTCAAATGAaaagtgggtatttacaggggataagaattcaatgccacccgtggtgcgcggtaagGGGGTACCTGGGGAAGTTGGAGGGGGGTCAGCCAGAtgatccctccacaggtaggggaggccccaggatGATGGAGGCGTAGGGGGGTGCagtgcaggttggaagcaggggaggacagcgtactcactcaggcagtgttggtagtgatgtgaccgcatagactctgacacaaaggtaaacaaagtctctgggtgccgctgcctctctgggggagctcatccgggaatcCGCTCACTTTGTTGCTGCTGGTCctgacctgcctccttgcactagTGTTAGATGTTTCCAGTAACTCCTATgcttgaagctttcagggtcccgctccctacacttaagtagaggagctgtgctctccatGGCTGACACTTAGGGCTTTCCAgtctatgcggcccactgaaatcccatcaccctcgttgtgttggtgccttcgatctctgagctcttggacaGTTCATAGagaaattaacctgtggaggatagtaatcaggttgcatgaagctactgtgaagatgtaatttaccctctcactgtatatgctgtacagattcctatttcaagctgggttcattgtcttatttgaactacttctgtgtacatttctattgttgtaggtaatcacccccctaaaatgcaaggttatatcctcttgaggcacttccatccctgggagtagggggaggtgggcctagagtccaactagtgtaaactctgcttacctgggagattcaggcagagtgagctgaaacttgaagggagcaggagctccagcctgtgtggctgtggacacggacggagctaggcctgtgtggcggcccgtgggattgtgtggaactctttggactactgtaaggacgattgctttgtaatccggtccgaggattgtcgggaagggcccccgaatctgttttacgtggacttatcgtgtgctgttcttgcattcctgttaataaacctgttggacgtccctcggcctcgtccatcctttgctctgttgtacactcccgtcacagctACTCCCTGATTTAGGGtccaccccgccgtgctcggtaccagttcagttactaggtactccggtgccaacaGTTCTCCAAATCGAAGTTTGGCTCTTTTCTCCAATACTCTGCGACTGGTCtcagactcctctggtcccagaccaccgtccgtcgtttcccccccccccccccccccccccccccccccccctggcgggtggccctattccagccggaccacccactggtgtgcctgacagggtgtggtgtaactaggatttgcatactgat containing:
- the BIRC7 gene encoding baculoviral IAP repeat-containing protein 7, giving the protein MSCWHWDSSLLAERRAHCRSVVDLSMEDEVINLGSWRPSTMVPEPPAVVKPSMRRESSRLRSFTMWLGPSTLCPHDLARAGFYYVGPGDRVQCFCCGGVLRCWEPGDEPQGEHRKFFPSCPFVLGREVGNIPIGGGRDSVDGQILGQLHRLPGEEEEEETWQAVYPDLVEERERLSTYRNWPPYAEVTPEVLARAGFFYTGYRDNVKCFHCDGGLRNWERRDDPWREHAKWFPRCEFLVHSMGLAYVQGVQDTLFSSPESTPESPRSADRSSGSPSDSPGDRQAFLQSSIVQGALQMGFDENLVASLVRSRFLLAGAPYSSVSDLVNDLVQAEEESRAHTPDFVRIPEPPAQRASAQPQPPKEPDNSLSTEEQLRRLKEERICKVCLDKDVSMLFVPCGHLVVCMDCAPNLRHCPICRATIRGSVRAFMS